The genomic stretch tccccaggAAAGTCCCCACCTTGATCTCCTCCATCATTACCTGTCCTGCCAGCACGCTGTGCTCTGAGGCACCAGTGTTTGAGCTCTCAGACACTCTgctcactgcagggacagcaggggttTTTGTCCTCTTCCCTGAAGGCAGGCTGGCATTTGCCTTTGCAGCCACCATGCTTGAAACTGCAGTTACTTTGACACTCTGCTGGGACAGACTCTGAAAGagatgagaaagaaaatcagGACAGAGCAAACTGGGAGGGAAATGTTACAGAGGCTTACACCAATCCAGCACCAACTCCAAAGCCTTTCCATCATTTTCAGCACAGCACCAAgaccttttgttttttaattctctCCTTTACAAACCAGATCTGCCTCCCATGAGCCTCTGAgcctctggcacagccaggagcagaaatGAGGGTCAGCACcccaaaagtgccaacagcaGTAGCTCAGAGTCCCAAAGGCACCTACCCTGAGGGCAGGCAGTGAAATGTGCTGTGCTTGCAGGCTGTGAATCCCTACCCACTGCAGCACCAGCAAGTCTGCAGCTGTAAACCTTTGCAGAGGGGGCATCTGGACTCCCTGATGTCTTTTACACTCTAAAAATCACACAGCAAGAGTTAATTGGCAACAGAGATAAACAAAGACACCAGTCACAGGGAAAATCTGCCTCCAGGTCCACAAGCCAAAAGACAGATTAGGGGTCACATTAACAAGAGCAATTTTGTTGCCTCACATTTAAAACCTCCCATCAAACTTACCATAAGAGGGGTTAAAAACAGAAAGGCCAGGGGCATGGAAACAGGCACTGAGGACAGGACCATGACACaaatggcagcagaagaggGAGAAGGAGCCACGGGGGAGCACTCAGCCTGCTGGTTTGTGTTACTGACGAGGCTGTGTGAGCAGCTCTCTCCCTGCAGGTCTGTGACAAGCTGGGCCTTTGTGGGCTGACATTTCCCCCACACAGCATCTGCCTTGGGAAGGAGcaggccctgctggctgtgcagcccAACGCCAGCTCTCGGCCCTCTCACACAGAGCTCAAGTTGCAGCAACTGCAGGATTGTATAAAACCCCAGTAATATAAACATGCTGTACTCAGGGACTGCTCAGGATGGCTGCCTGCCCATCAGCTGGAGGGAGACAGCCTTTGCACTGGCCACAGCCTCAGGCCAACATGGGGAAGGGTTTCCTGAGTGCTCATAATGTCCCTCTCCCAGCAAAGGCATGTGTGGGGTATGAGGTGTGCTTGGCCACCAAGGCCTGGGCTCAGAACACCAGCCAGGCCACCCCCATGTGGAACAGCAGCCATGTTCCTCAGTCAGTGGGTTTTTAATGTGGTTTCCTGGGCTCAAACTGCAGCACAAGTGCAGACACCCCCAGGACAGCTTCACACCAAGGCAGCTCTGGCCCCAGGGagctcagccacagctctgcaggactggCATGGGGACACAAAGAGACTCCAGTGGGACAGCTGGGATCAGCTCCATGGCACTCAGGGGAACTCTCAGCACAGATATGGGGTCACCTTCCCTTCTCTccagctgaaaggcagcaggacTGCTGTGCTACCCTCAGGGCAGATCTTGCCATCTTCCCAAGGCttgtggaaaagaaaagcaaaagaactTCAGAGGTCTGTGAGGAACCAGGCAATGGGTTGCCTTGGAGCTACACAGGTCATGGAAAAACTCTTCCTGTAGGGATTTGGCTGCTTTTCCACCCTAAATTCCTGGAGTagagcagaggggacagagtCCCAGGGAAAGCCTGGGCTTGTGTGTCTGCTCACGTTCCTGTCAGAGCACTCACACACTGCAGGATTGCTGTGGCTGAGATGtgcacccagagctggggtCAGCCAGACCCACGGACACAGGCAAGGAAACCCAACCCAGCCAAGGGgaggctgctctgcactgctcaCCACGTGCACAACCACCACCTCCCAACCCCTCAGAGTGCAGCACTACAGCCCACACAGCCAgggggtcagcagctcctcacctgGGAAGGAGGGACTATTTCATTCTCTGAATCTGACTCCTCACTGGAATCCCCACTGCTGTCCACAGctggtggggctgtggctggtgCTGAACTTGGTGCCTTTTTCACGTTGGTTGGTTGGGGCACAGAATTGGTTTTCACTGCAGGAAGAGTGTAAGAGATTGCACTGTGAGAAAGGATTGCAGGAAGAATGTAAGAGATTGTCACTGTGAGAAAGGATTGCAGGAAGAGTGTAAGAGATTGCACTGTGAGAAAGGATTGCAGGAAGAGTGTAAGAGATTGCACTGTGAGGAAGGATTGCCCCTGCTCTCTGGGGCTgtccacagcaggagctgctccacgTGCAGGGGAGAGTAAGAAACCCATAAGGATGCAGGTGAGGGATCCTGGCTACTACCAGACAACTTaccagctgctggaggctgtccttgtgctgctgcaggctcctcTTCACTGTCAGATGAGTCACTGCTCCCACTTTCTGAAACCTGGCTTTTCAAGGTGCTCACCACTGCTTTTTCAGGCTGCCCAGCTTTAGCAGCCTGGCTCAAGTTGGGAATAGGCTTGGGCTGGTCTGATAACCTcttaacaaaaaagaaacacaggCCCAGAAATGCAGTATTAGTACAGGTGTTGTTTAGGAGTTTAAATGCTGTTTCAGCTcaggttgggttttgttttaccCTAACAGAGCTGTTATTAACATTCTCACCCTCCTTGGTGTGTTATGAGTGAaagggcttcagccactgcctgggctgagctgctgtagACAGATCCCTCTGAATTTAGCAATTTCCTTCTGACAGAAAGCCCAAGCACATTTTACATGAGCACACAGGCTAATAGTGCCTGTAAGCTTCTAAAAGCAATTCTTTCTTGAGACAGAGACACTGGCTGAGAACAGGAGAAGCACTGCAACCCCAAGACTCCCACTCCAAGGAAGCCAATTCAGCACAACCTAGCCACAGTCCAGGGAATCAGCAGGAGTTGGGAAGCCTTGGGCCATCACACCTGCAAGATTCAGAGACAGCACTGGAGCAGctacagcccagagctgctggagagacaCAGGGCTGAGACAAGGGTTGGGAacacagggcaggcagagacAGACTGTGACTCAACTTGGAAGCTGATTTGTCAACAGGTCTAAGAATTTAGAAATCTCCAGACAACAAAACACCTCTGACACTCACTTGGGCTGTGTCTTTGTGCAGCACCTGTCAACACTCAGATGTTTCAGGACAGACCACAAGCCACTTTTCCTGTTGTGTCAGCACCAGGAAGCCACAGTCACCTGTGCCCCACATACACAACTGCCAGGTGAGACTCCCTCTGTTCCTGGCTCCTGTCCAAGGGCTGCAGATCCCCCTCGTGCACACTGAAGGTCAGTGGTGGCAGAGGAGAGGAAGTGCTTGTGGAATGATGTGGGAATTTGCTCCCCTGCAGATActccccaggctggcagtgctcaTTCACTCCACTCGTGGCTCATctccgggctgctctgccaaGGAGAACATTGTGcttgccagggcagggaggcccTGTGCACCCTGCATGTGCTGCCAGCCTGCTTTGGTGCCCCATGAGAGattcctgcccagctgcacCATCCCTGCTATGCTGCTAATGCAGTGATACccccacagcccacagcagagAGCACCGGCCCTTTGGGAAGATCAATCCTGCAGTGcttcctggcacagccctgccatgggctgccaCTGGGGCACTGTTTATCATCTCCAAGCCAAACACGAAACAGACAACAGCATCTGCATGTTTATCCCATTACAGAACAGCTCTCTGAACGAGCCAAGCACATTTTGACTGCTTAGAGAAACAGAAACCTCCACAAGTGCTTGGGGAAGGGGGGACCACAAACCTcacttctctgttttgttttgatacCAGTGAGTCACAATCTCCAGGAGAGAGGCCAGCTTTGCATTGCTGAAGAGACACAAGTACTTGAAGCAGTCAGAAGAATTCACACACACTGCTCTGAACGTGCTAACTCCTCTCTGCTGTTCTGAACACTGCTGTGCAAGGGAAGAGCTTACCAAGATTTGAGCCCACTGAGTTTTAAGTGCTTCATACCAATGGTCTGGCTTCTTCCTCTATGTGgatgcacagcacagggctgctccaTTTCCTAACTTAGTAATGGAGGGGGAAAGAGCTGCCACGCAGGGGCATCATAACACACAGAAAGAACACAACAGAAACCACCATAAGGTTTACACAGCCTCAGAACTTCCTGGGAGGCAGCCAAGGTGCATCCATCCACATCAGATGGATGGCTCAGACAGTCTCAGGTGGGATCTGGCCAACAGCACAGCCAAGTTACATCCAGGGAGCAGGTAAACCAGGCAGAGAGCTCCTGACAGCTTGAGAGTCACAGGTACTGAAGTTActcagagaggaggaaaataacTCAAGAGGAAATCATTTTTCCtgctccctctccagcccccaaagcaggagctgcctgtggctCAGTGAGTGTGATGACTCAGCTCCCTCACAACCCATCTGCCACTCGCTGGGTCCATTTGCATCCTGCAGCGCTGCATGACAAGAGGAGGAACAACACTGAGCCACGTGTGCCCAGCACGTTGTAAAATCAcactccagcactgcctgtACCTGCACTGGGACCAGCAcctcagctgtgccacagcccagcccaggggcaaCTGCAACCTGCACAGGAGGGGGAACAGTGTTCAAGGAGGAAAAGAGACCCTCTGTCTCTTGGGAGATTTGGCCTCTCCCCACGCAGCCTGCAGTGCAAGATTAAAAGTTACTGGCACAACTTCTGTCAGCACAACCCACGCGGGTTTTCCTGGGATGCTCAAGGAAGACACGGGTTCCCAACACATGGATGCACGTGTACCTCACACCCACTCCTTGTAAACACAAGCCAAAGCCTGTCTATAGAGGGCTCAAGTGCCACCTTTGGCTCAAAACACTCaggaaagaagcagcagagcaaaATTTAGCAgttccaaaagaaaagcagctctcACAGCATCTTTAAGATCAGACTGTCCCTCATCACTATCCTGTACCCCCAAAATATGCAAACACCTTGTCAACTTCTTTCACTAAATATTCCTGAGTCTTCAGGGGTAAACATACCAATTAAGCAGTTCAATTTAGGCATGATGTTCATTTTAATTGTGCTAATCCACCCCCACAGGGAAAGATGAAGCAGCTTCCAACGCTCTGTATCTGTTTGGATCTTGCACAGAAGCCAGAGGAAGTTGCAGGATACAGTAAGTCAGTGGTTAGCATATGCCCAAGTAGCAGATGGTGAGGAATGAGCTAAGAAGAGTTTGACTGGGAGGACAGGACTGTGGACACAGCTAAGCCCAATGCTTTATCTTCAGGCTTCACTCATGGTCCCTGCCTGTAGGCTACCAACAAGGGAAGGAACAGCCTGCATAGCAAAAATAGAGCTCCCTTGATGACAAGCTCTTCCTTGCTGACTCTGGCTGTGGAGGGGTACATGTCAGTTTGCAAGAGGGAAGATGCTGAAGTGGTTAAATCAGCAGGTAAAACTTGCTGTTGAAAGCTTCACAGAATCAACACCAGAGGACACAAACCTACCCCAGCACATAAACCCTGCTAAAATGGACAAATCCCTATGGTTTTACACAGGGACCTCATGGCACAGCTATCAAATAGCTACTCCTGTCACCTAGAGCTGAATCTTCACATAAAATCAATCATGCAGgaagagagcagcacagagccaacTGTGAGAGAAACATCCCCCTCCACCCACCTTAGCAGACCAAGGCTATGAAGACAAAAATGCAGAGCCTTGCTGGCTCCTGCCTGTCAATAGTCAAAGGATGTGTTGACAAAGAGCCTCCCTGCAAGGACACGTGAGGCTCTACCCCCAGCTTCCCTTGCAGACAGTAAGGCTGCATCTCCACAAGACTGCTTTCAGGACACTTTCTGAAGGCCCCTGCAGCTCAGACTTGAGGCAGGTCTCAGTACAACATGCCTAGGGAGGCTCTCAGGAAGCATTGTACTCCTGTACTCTCAGGAAGATTTGCACTCCTTTGAGTTTAGTCACCTGAGTCCATTGTGAGCTCCCAGTCCTTCTCCTTTGGTTTGAGAACTCTGACCAAACCCCACAAGAGAGCCAAGACCAAGATACCTGTGACCCTGCACACAAGGCCACTCCAGAGGGGCAGGAGTGAATAGCTGGTATCAAACCATTTGCCTCTGGTACAACTGTGTGAGAAGAGTGAGGCTGTCCTTGCAGAAACAAGGTACACAAGATCAGTGGCAGCATTTAAGGGATAAACCCTTGTCTTGCATCCTCCATGCCTTGGCACTGGGCTGAATGCAGCACCTACCTTCTGGctgatgggcacagggagatcCTCCTCTTCACTGGATGACGAGGCAGAGCTCTCCACTGGCTTTATACTTTCAGCAGGCTTGGTGGGAGCAGCAGTCTTTCCTGGTGAGGCTTTAACCTGCTTGGGCActgctggttttggtgctgCCTTCCCTGGGGATACTGGAAGTGTTTTTGCTGGAGCTGCTTTGACAGAgactgatgctgctgctgtaggTTTCACTGGGGATAGGATGGCATGGGAGGATTTTGGAGGTGGCTTTGTCTGGACAAGACATGAACAGAGTGAAATAAGGcaaatcccacagcagcatAGTTCATTTGCTCAGACTATAATCAAGGGAAGAAATTTCAGAGCCCCCCAGGAAAGGCAAACCCTGAAGGGAGATTAGTGACTGGCAGGACACAAGGAATTCTTTCATCTGGCTTTCTTCATCAGTCTGCTGCTACTACCAGTCCCCCCCAGTGAGGTACAAGGCAGCACTTTGCACTCTCCACAGTAGGGAAGCTGAGCTGCACTACAGTTTGACAAATTAGACACTATTTATTGCAATTTATACCTGAGAAGCAAATTCCACCATGCTAATTTGCCCCTTCAGGTGGGAAAAGAATCactgggttttttattttttttttttttaagtactgaTGGATTTTTCTAAGAAAGGCACAATGGGTTGATTAAAGCTCAGAGCAAAGACACGGAGGTGCCTTTTAACACCTCACGCCTCCTTCCTCCCACCCCCAACATGACTTTGCTACACACTACATGCAtttacaaaattttcttttcactgcagTTCCTAGCCCTGAGAGGCATGCAAGGAGAGGGAGGATCTCAGAGACAGGCACTTGGGTTACCAATGGACGTTTTTCATCTTCACtgtctgaggagctgctgctctctgttgtgtcactgggctgtgcagccctgggagctgctgttgaTGCTGGTTTGGCATGGCttgctgccagggctgtttgCTTCACTGCATTCTTCTTCAGGGacactgaagcagcagcaggtgcaCTTTTCACAGGTGCTGCATTAGACCGCACTGTTTTCACAGCTGGCTTGGCCTGGGAACAGGGGGAACAAAAGGGAACAGGAGAAACAGGTAACACCTTGGAAGAAAATAGTTGAAAGCTCTAACTGCATGGAATCTGTTTTAAAGCCAGCTACCTTGCTAATTTTGACCAGGACGGGCTTTTTCAGACCCATGAGCCGTGGTTTATCTGAAGCAAGTCACTTTTTCCATGGACTGCCTGACTACATCCATCAAATTGCATACTAATCACCTCCTACAGATCCAAGGATCTCCCTCAGCCTCAGGCACTAGAAAAAACTGGAACAGAATGGTTGATGTCGGCAGGGTTTAGTGGGGCTCTCAGCCACATGGCATGTGCTCTGGTTTTGGGGATCTCAAACACCCAAGGTAAGGGGTGCTGTCAGAATacagcactgcagcatttccctctTCTTCAAAAGAAGGGAAGTGATTTCCTAGCGACAAAGAATCCATGCTGGAGAGGTTACCTGGATGGCTGGAATGACCAGCTCCTCCTCAGAGGATGTGTCCTTGCTTGattcctcactgctgctctcagccccagctgccGGCTCTGAAACACAACGAGGAGAtgtcacagctgctgcctgctctgggcccCCAGAGTGTGATGCTAATGTGGCTTTTGAAGTCAGGGAAGCAAAACAAGCCACGGAGAGGGCTAAGGGGATTTGCAGGGAAGGGGATCTAGCCTTGCTGAAAACATCAATAGCTTGCTGGGAACAGCTTCTCCAGACAAATGCTGGCCCACAAACACCTCTCCTTGAGTGCAGGTAGAGATGGGAAATGCTGCCTGGCCACCCCCTGACCCTATGGGGTGCTGcccagccacacacagctccctgcacaggcacccagcctggctgggcctCCTCTGGATAAGAGCCAAGAAGAGGATCATTTCCAGAACTTCAATGATCTATTTCTCACCCTCCTCCTccaacacacacagacacacttcAAAGCATTGAAAGATTTCCCTGAAGACTTCAAACCCCAAAACGAATCACTTTGCAATTGGGAATAAAGAGAAAACACTGGAGAGCCTTTCCATAAAGCTGAAAGTATCAGCACCATTAGTACTGCACCTCCTCTGGACATGCTACACTGTTAGCCCCAACCCCTGGGTACATGCTGGGTGCTGCCAGACATCTTAGCACAGGATCTGCTGCTTGAAATGGGAGCAGGCACGCAGCATCCATCCCACGGAgctccagagctggctgctctgcaatGTTCTAGCAGCCTCTCCAAGGAACAAGCATCACTCTGAGCTTTCCAGCAAGGGAGCTGAAAGGAACAAGCTGAAGGCACGTCTCTGATCcaatctgcagcagagctggagctcacACACATCTACACCACCCTGCAGGCTCCTTACCCGCTTTGGGGGATGGAGCCTTCGCAGTCGGcgtctcctcttcctcctcgcTCTCGGATGaggagccgctgctgctgctggaacttTCTGGTGCTTTGGTTGGTACTGGTGCTTTGCTTTGTCCTACTTtggccacagctgctgtggcatgTCCAGGCTTCCCAGGACCAGGCAGTTTCTGGGCCttggctggggatggagctgcagctggggcactgggctgctgcttgctggagagcacagttctgtcagcagcagagagcccctctgctctgcctgctggggcagcagccttGGCAGGAGAATGCAGGGAGTTGGCAGCTTTGCCACCCACcacagctgctgtcacctgtgGGAAACAAAGGCACTTAGAAGGCTACACACAGATGAGGAGCAAAACTGGAGACAATATACCTGCAACAGCAATGTGGCAAGCAAGGTAAGCCATAGAGCTCTTCAGGGCAATGTTTGCGGGGCAGATATCTAAGAAAAGGCTTATGGAGGGTCATTTAAACAGGATTTTCACCCCAGGAGACAATTCTACACATGCTGAGGAGTCTGGGACAGTCCTGGCCCCAGAGTACCACCAGCCCTCACAGCCAGGAGCGTTGCCTTACCGTCACTGCACCTTTCCCAGCCAGATCCTCCTCTTCCGACGAGGACTCATCTTCCTCACTGCTTTCTATATTCACTACCGAGTTTGTGGCCAGAGGAAGGCTGGCTGCTGCACAGGAgagagccacagagcagctgtgtcaCAGTGTGTCTCACACTAACATGGTCTCTGGTTTGCAGGagggccccagcagcagggcagggtccCATCTGCACACCTGACCCCACACCATCaccactgctgtccccatgaCAGGCAAGGACTTTGCTCCTCCACCCCATCCCTCTCCCAGCCACCAAGACAGGGAATCTGTCAAGATTTGCACTTTTCTAAAGGCTGGTCTACAGCAGACCAGACTGATCTGTGAAAATGTATCAGACACAAGTTTTTGTTAGACTCTGCAAGCCAACACCTCCCACATCAGCTGTACCCAAGATCCATCCCCACCTCAGACAGAGGGCACTGGCCTTCCAGACCAACTATCAAGACCTTCCCTGACCTGTGAAACAGGCCTGCCTTTGCTGGCCCAGCACACACCTGGCACCAACTAGAAGGTGCTCCACAGTGGGCAGAAAGAGGTTCCCAAAGCTTCATCACCCAGCACAACACCCATCCCTCCCCAGTGAATCATAACAGGTTTTTTCTAGCTTCAGCAGACATCTGTGCTCCTCAGAAACTCCACATGAGAAGGGGGTGCTAAATTAGTTGTCCTATTTTTCTGTGAGCACAAACAAATAGCCATCACTTAACAAGCATTTTCTCCAGCCAagcaggctgggctgctcctaCACAAGTCTCCAGTCCTACCCTGTCAGCTCCAGGGAGATGAAAGGCTCCTACCatttgcagctttttccttctccttctcatcctcttctttctctgagctctcagagctgctcacGGGATCAGGAACTCTGATCTTTTCTGGGATCGCTGCCTCCTCATCACTCACATTTCTTCTCTTGGAATTTGGTGGAGTTCTGAGGGAAGACAATAGGTGtcaaaatggggaaaaaatatcttgAACAAATTAGAATATAATTATTCATTTACTCTCAGATCAGGCTCCAGCCTAAGAATAGGCAGTGTAATCTCTCTACAGAGGAATTCCTAAGGGGGTGGGAAATACTTCTCTAACCTCCAAGGGACATCTCCAGTCCTCAGTAAACTTCCAAGAGCAACATATTCCTGCAACACTTAGGTAAATACTGAACCTAGATGATTTTTCTGTGCCCTAGGCAGACTCTTTCTTACTTTAGCAGAGTAATAAAAACATACAGAGTCGGGCTGGTGCTGGATAGAAGGCATCCTACAGAACAAATTCCTTCTCCAGGGGCTACAGTCACAGCCTCAGAGTAAGTGTAGCCTCAGGGTAGGGCAGATATCCCCAAAATACCAGGTCCTGGTATTCCAGAGGGCCAGGAGAAGCCAATCTAAAAGGTACAAAAGCCATTTGAACTTGGGCGCCCAAGTCAAAAGGAAAGCCAGGTTGCAGAGAGGTTTAAGAAAGGAAGTGGCTGGAGCTACAAAAGATGTGTtagaaaaagaggaggaaaagaacaCATAAGTATTAAACACTTAAGCTGCTCAACTGAGTTAAAACATGAAGTTGGAGAAAGATTCCTCCAGGCTCTAAATCCCACCTGTACCAGGAGAGATGATGTGGCTCAAGTTACCCATGTTTTCATTTGAGAATTAAAGACAACACATTTGCTTCATTACAAGGGTAACAGTGGGAACAAGCTGGTGTGACTCACACATGCAAtgctcctcagccctgggacacacagtTATCAGAAGCAAATATCCTCACTTCTGGGCCAGTTTAGCCCATTTTATTTGTTcatctgttttaaaaacaagattAGTTTAACAATTTGATGAGTAAAGGCTGTGCTTGGTGTCAGAGTGTTCTGGCAGCGCAGCTGTAACAGCAACTTTTGTGCAAGCAGGCTAAGCCAAAGGCACGTTTGCTCTTGGAAAGTCCTGTAACTACTCCAATAATCTTTTTAATAAAGCAACAGGGCAGcccacacaggcagctctgaTCCTGCAGCACCATCCTGATCCAGGCAgctgacagcacagcagagtGATGTGAGAATTTGCTGT from Melospiza georgiana isolate bMelGeo1 chromosome 15, bMelGeo1.pri, whole genome shotgun sequence encodes the following:
- the TCOF1 gene encoding treacle protein isoform X2 — encoded protein: MAADGGGGRELLALIYQHLLRRGYTRAARELQAQSEQKLLPSFSTSLEDIFTHWEKTPPNSKRRNVSDEEAAIPEKIRVPDPVSSSESSEKEEDEKEKEKAANAASLPLATNSVVNIESSEEDESSSEEEDLAGKGAVTVTAAVVGGKAANSLHSPAKAAAPAGRAEGLSAADRTVLSSKQQPSAPAAAPSPAKAQKLPGPGKPGHATAAVAKVGQSKAPVPTKAPESSSSSSGSSSESEEEEETPTAKAPSPKAEPAAGAESSSEESSKDTSSEEELVIPAIQAKPAVKTVRSNAAPVKSAPAAASVSLKKNAVKQTALAASHAKPASTAAPRAAQPSDTTESSSSSDSEDEKRPLTKPPPKSSHAILSPVKPTAAASVSVKAAPAKTLPVSPGKAAPKPAVPKQVKASPGKTAAPTKPAESIKPVESSASSSSEEEDLPVPISQKRLSDQPKPIPNLSQAAKAGQPEKAVVSTLKSQVSESGSSDSSDSEEEPAAAQGQPPAAVKTNSVPQPTNVKKAPSSAPATAPPAVDSSGDSSEESDSENEIVPPSQSLSQQSVKVTAVSSMVAAKANASLPSGKRTKTPAVPAVSRVSESSNTGASEHSVLAGQVMMEEIKVPAASSQKQTVPVGKAAPASTAKARQPGQDTHPGQAVPPTHAEHTSDSSISSDSEEEEAPKDSSKPGSLQKPGGTQPAHSSSSESSEEEEDAASQSLLTGYPVLSKSPATPHAPKTVLPQPGGEVGPGKAAVGAANSLTKGSLKAALANSSSSDSSDSDTDDNQVAANHKAENNPPSGQEATEASSKEKVAGKTEPGHASLKASSLKKTLAMKENNVGATGVQVIPASAHALPSVPQPQQPSSGSETEVTTAAQVPAVHTAEGLEVKKKKKKEKKEKKEKEKKEKKEKEKKKPSSTVDKAVKTSKSKDTENKKQKTSLKRKLTGQDGAVGQPKEKKWKGQADEEAPKKKKKKADGDLEKAGSKEKKKSAKKKKTGKEKKSKKASLEGEPAADGSAEVQKKKKKKKKGADPEGL
- the TCOF1 gene encoding treacle protein isoform X3; this encodes MAADGGGGRELLALIYQHLLRRGYTRAARELQAQSEQKLLPSFSTSLEDIFTHWEKTPPNSKRRNVSDEEAAIPEKIRVPDPVSSSESSEKEEDEKEKEKAANAASLPLATNSVVNIESSEEDESSSEEEDLAGKGAVTVTAAVVGGKAANSLHSPAKAAAPAGRAEGLSAADRTVLSSKQQPSAPAAAPSPAKAQKLPGPGKPGHATAAVAKVGQSKAPVPTKAPESSSSSSGSSSESEEEEETPTAKAPSPKAEPAAGAESSSEESSKDTSSEEELVIPAIQAKPAVKTVRSNAAPVKSAPAAASVSLKKNAVKQTALAASHAKPASTAAPRAAQPSDTTESSSSSDSEDEKRPLTKPPPKSSHAILSPVKPTAAASVSVKAAPAKTLPVSPGKAAPKPAVPKQVKASPGKTAAPTKPAESIKPVESSASSSSEEEDLPVPISQKRLSDQPKPIPNLSQAAKAGQPEKAVVSTLKSQVSESGSSDSSDSEEEPAAAQGQPPAAVKTNSVPQPTNVKKAPSSAPATAPPAVDSSGDSSEESDSENEIVPPSQSLSQQSVKVTAVSSMVAAKANASLPSGKRTKTPAVPAVSRVSESSNTGASEHSVLAGQVPAASSQKQTVPVGKAAPASTAKARQPGQDTHPGQAVPPTHAEHTSDSSISSDSEEEEAPKDSSKPAGSLQKPGGTQPAHSSSSESSEEEEDAASQSLLTGYPVLSKSPATPHAPKTVLPQPGGEVGPGKAAVGAANSLTKGSLKAALANSSSSDSSDSDTDDNQVAANHKAENNPPSGQEATEASSKEKVAGKTEPGHASLKASSLKKTLAMKENNVGATGVQVIPASAHALPSVPQPQQPSSGSETEVTTAAQVPAVHTAEGLEVKKKKKKEKKEKKEKEKKEKKEKEKKKPSSTVDKAVKTSKSKDTENKKQKTSLKRKLTGQDGAVGQPKEKKWKGQADEEAPKKKKKKADGDLEKAGSKEKKKSAKKKKTGKEKKSKKASLEGEPAADGSAEVQKKKKKKKKGADPEGL
- the TCOF1 gene encoding treacle protein isoform X1 is translated as MAADGGGGRELLALIYQHLLRRGYTRAARELQAQSEQKLLPSFSTSLEDIFTHWEKTPPNSKRRNVSDEEAAIPEKIRVPDPVSSSESSEKEEDEKEKEKAANAASLPLATNSVVNIESSEEDESSSEEEDLAGKGAVTVTAAVVGGKAANSLHSPAKAAAPAGRAEGLSAADRTVLSSKQQPSAPAAAPSPAKAQKLPGPGKPGHATAAVAKVGQSKAPVPTKAPESSSSSSGSSSESEEEEETPTAKAPSPKAEPAAGAESSSEESSKDTSSEEELVIPAIQAKPAVKTVRSNAAPVKSAPAAASVSLKKNAVKQTALAASHAKPASTAAPRAAQPSDTTESSSSSDSEDEKRPLTKPPPKSSHAILSPVKPTAAASVSVKAAPAKTLPVSPGKAAPKPAVPKQVKASPGKTAAPTKPAESIKPVESSASSSSEEEDLPVPISQKRLSDQPKPIPNLSQAAKAGQPEKAVVSTLKSQVSESGSSDSSDSEEEPAAAQGQPPAAVKTNSVPQPTNVKKAPSSAPATAPPAVDSSGDSSEESDSENEIVPPSQSLSQQSVKVTAVSSMVAAKANASLPSGKRTKTPAVPAVSRVSESSNTGASEHSVLAGQVMMEEIKVPAASSQKQTVPVGKAAPASTAKARQPGQDTHPGQAVPPTHAEHTSDSSISSDSEEEEAPKDSSKPAGSLQKPGGTQPAHSSSSESSEEEEDAASQSLLTGYPVLSKSPATPHAPKTVLPQPGGEVGPGKAAVGAANSLTKGSLKAALANSSSSDSSDSDTDDNQVAANHKAENNPPSGQEATEASSKEKVAGKTEPGHASLKASSLKKTLAMKENNVGATGVQVIPASAHALPSVPQPQQPSSGSETEVTTAAQVPAVHTAEGLEVKKKKKKEKKEKKEKEKKEKKEKEKKKPSSTVDKAVKTSKSKDTENKKQKTSLKRKLTGQDGAVGQPKEKKWKGQADEEAPKKKKKKADGDLEKAGSKEKKKSAKKKKTGKEKKSKKASLEGEPAADGSAEVQKKKKKKKKGADPEGL